The window AACGAATGCTGCCGATCATTATACGATCAGCTTTATTCGCGTCTCGCCCAACGGATCGCAACTGCTTTACGGTTTCGCGGCTTCGGGTAGCGAAGAAACCACGCTAAAAGTTTTCGATTTGCCCACGAATCAAGATCTGCCTATCGCCATCGATCGATTGGAGGCCGAATACGCCTTGCCTTCTTGGTTCTCGGATGGAAAATCATTCGCATACAGTCGACGACGAAAAGTCGCGGCGGACGCGCCCCCAACCGAGGGTTATAAATTTACCCAAGCGTACCGTTACCCAATTGGCGATTCAATCGATCAAGCGACGATGATTTTCGCGGACAGGGCTGCCGGTTCGCCCGCCATGGGGGAAATGGACTTTCCCGCCGTTATTATTCCCGCGGGCTCGACATGGGCGATTGGTCAAATCAGGCATGGCGACGAAACCGACATTTCGCTTTACGTTACGCCACAATCCGCTTTAGGTTCTCCTGACACGCAATGGGTGAAAATTTGCGACCGAACCGATCAAGTCACCAGTTTTGCCGTTCGCGGCGATGATATCTACCTGCTGAGCGCCCACAATGCCCCGCGCTTTAAAGTCATGCGCACTTCGCTGCGCGAGCCCAACTTAGCAAAGGCTGCAACGATTGTTCCCGCCGGGGAATATGTGGTGGATTCGTTGGCGGTCGCCCAGGACGCGCTGTATGTGGACGTGCTTAAGGGAGTCGCCAACCAGGTGCTGCGCATCCCTTTTGAAAACAACGCCGCCCCCGAATTTATCACCTTGCCCGCCGACGAGCCTTCCGGCACCGTCGCGGTTTCGCATCCAGAAATGCCCGGCGTGATGATTCGCACTAGCTCATGGACAAAATCCAGTCGTTTATATCGATATGATCCCCTGTCGGGATCACTAGCGGAAACAGGGTTGCAACCCCCGGGAAAATATGACTCGCCCGATTTTCTCACTTCCGTCGAAGTCATGGTGACGAGTCATGATGGCGTCCAGGTCCCGCTATCGATCATTCATCGCAAAGATATTCGCCAGGATGGATCCAACCCGACATTGCTGTCGGGCTACGGCGCTTATGGATTCACCATGCCTATGCGTTACGACCCCATTTCGCTCGCTTGGCTGGAACGGGGCGGAGTGCTGGCGTTCGCGCACGTTCGCGGTGGCGGAGCTTTTGGTAAAGAATGGCATCACGCGGGACGAAAGCACACCAAGCCAAATACTTGGAAGGATTTTATCGCGTGTGGCGAGTATTTAGTGCAAAAGGGCTATACTTCGCCCGCCAAACTGGCGGGTAAAGGGGGCAGCGCCGGAGGAATCTTAATTGGGCGGTCAATCACCGAACGGCCCGATTTATTCGCCGCCGCCCAAATCTCGGTCGGCTGCACCGACATGATGCGATTTGAATCCACCATGAATGGACCGCCCAATATTCCGGAATTTGGCACTATCACAAAAGCCGATGAATTTCGCGGTTTGCTGGCGATGAGCACTTTTCATCATATTCAAGACGGCGTCAAGTATCCCGCCGTCATCTTGACGCACGGCATCAACGACCCGCGCGTGGAACCTTGGATTTCAGCCAAGGCCACTGCCCGCCTGCAAGCCGCCACCGCTAGCGGAAAACCAGTTTTATTTCGCGTCGATTACCATTCCGGCCATGGCATCGGCTCGACGAAAAAACAACGCCAGGTAGAACTCGCTGATGTCTATTCATTCTTGCTCTGGCAATTTGGCGATCCGTCATTTCAAGCTGATTGAATGTATTTGCTAGAGTTCGTTATTAGAACTGGGGGAGAAAGTAACTCGCGTTACCCTCTGAAAAAAATCAAGTCAGCCGGGAATGACACAGGGGGTGCGACACCATGTTTTTAAAACGGGAATCGCTATCACCCCCCCCTACTTCCCATTCATACCCACCAAAACCTCCAGATGTGCTGTGCCATTCACCTCCCCCTTAGCGGGTATCTCGCATAATGGCCGGCTGGAGTTAGGTTCCGCCAATATCTCGGCCAAGGTCGTCTGCTGAAACGCCGATTCCACCTGGGCCAGCGCATTGTCAATCCGTCGATGGAGGGGGCAAAGCCGCGCGCCGTGTCCCGCCAAACCCAAGGGACATGTGCGAATCCGCGCAATCGGTTCAACCGCATTAACTACTTCTAAAATCGTCAATTCCGCCGGCGTTTTAACTAGTACCACCCCTCCTCCTATTCCCCGCTTGGAATGCAGGACATTCGCTCGACTTAGTCCCTGGATTACCTTGGAAAGATACGGCTTAGGTACAAGTGTCGCTTGGGAAATGTCTTCCGTGGTTTTGGCCTGCGGGGCTTGTGATGCTAAATAAACCACGGCTCTTAAGGCGTACTCAACTGTTTGTGATAACATGAAATTTCCTAAAATTTCAAAATTGGATATTGCAATCCAAAATAAAAGGGTAAAAAATCTAATGCGGACAAATAAATCCAATTTACTGCCTCAGTAGCTTTAAGTGCAAGTTTTATTCCAGATCACATTATCTATTTTGGAGCTTTTCCATGCAAGCCATTCAAGAATCTCGTTTGGAGTATGATCTTGGGTATCGATTTCAGATTTATGCGATTTTATCGAATTTGGAACGCCCGAAATTGACACCATCCACGCAGCGGCACCCCTTTTGGCTCCCCTCGTTCCCCACTTGGTGGATGCCGTCTACCACAAATTGCGTCAATACGACGCCACTTGGCGGCATTTT of the Pirellulales bacterium genome contains:
- a CDS encoding prolyl oligopeptidase family serine peptidase; this translates as MAEHPPVAPIHNVVENHHGTTIIDPYRYMEDFKSPLVQDWVRAQAEFTDKTIHALHGRDALLARIIELDAGTPYTISNITCRPNGDLFYFKQLASENVAKVYLRDGKTNQERLLIDPETFPKTNAADHYTISFIRVSPNGSQLLYGFAASGSEETTLKVFDLPTNQDLPIAIDRLEAEYALPSWFSDGKSFAYSRRRKVAADAPPTEGYKFTQAYRYPIGDSIDQATMIFADRAAGSPAMGEMDFPAVIIPAGSTWAIGQIRHGDETDISLYVTPQSALGSPDTQWVKICDRTDQVTSFAVRGDDIYLLSAHNAPRFKVMRTSLREPNLAKAATIVPAGEYVVDSLAVAQDALYVDVLKGVANQVLRIPFENNAAPEFITLPADEPSGTVAVSHPEMPGVMIRTSSWTKSSRLYRYDPLSGSLAETGLQPPGKYDSPDFLTSVEVMVTSHDGVQVPLSIIHRKDIRQDGSNPTLLSGYGAYGFTMPMRYDPISLAWLERGGVLAFAHVRGGGAFGKEWHHAGRKHTKPNTWKDFIACGEYLVQKGYTSPAKLAGKGGSAGGILIGRSITERPDLFAAAQISVGCTDMMRFESTMNGPPNIPEFGTITKADEFRGLLAMSTFHHIQDGVKYPAVILTHGINDPRVEPWISAKATARLQAATASGKPVLFRVDYHSGHGIGSTKKQRQVELADVYSFLLWQFGDPSFQAD
- a CDS encoding Rrf2 family transcriptional regulator, with the protein product MLSQTVEYALRAVVYLASQAPQAKTTEDISQATLVPKPYLSKVIQGLSRANVLHSKRGIGGGVVLVKTPAELTILEVVNAVEPIARIRTCPLGLAGHGARLCPLHRRIDNALAQVESAFQQTTLAEILAEPNSSRPLCEIPAKGEVNGTAHLEVLVGMNGK